One segment of Panicum virgatum strain AP13 chromosome 3K, P.virgatum_v5, whole genome shotgun sequence DNA contains the following:
- the LOC120701497 gene encoding uncharacterized protein LOC120701497, with the protein MAAGSAQGMADLRRPTLRPLVLPALATSGDAVLVSRSSASMWMKHMPTSIFQSDLTKTSVSSLAWGGADLVHPAAEPAGEDAAGKYYIPHKVGYEVHRLVINQDPKFTNFVECLALP; encoded by the exons atggcggccggatccgcgcagGGCATGGCGGATCTACGACGGCCAACCCTCCGCCCCCTCGTCCTCCCTGCTCTTGCGACCTCTGGCGACGCAGTTCTTGTTTCTCGCTCCAGCGCAAGCATGTGGATGAAGCACATGCCTACATCTATCTTTCAATCGGATCTGACTAAAACTTCCGTCTCTTCCTTGGCATGGGGCGGTGCAGATCTAGTTCATCCTGCTGCAGAACCGGCAGGGGAAGATGCGGCTGGCAAGTACTACATCCCGCACAAGGTCGGGTACGAG GTGCACCGGCTGGTCATCAATCAGGACCCCAAGTTCACCAATTTCGTCGAG TGCCTTGCTCTTCCATGA
- the LOC120700949 gene encoding keratin-associated protein 5-4-like: MASTAATVKGALAVAACLVLFHSSMGLQPQPAPAPPLDCGNYCFSICSPRCQAQAESESGSCNTTLDLYGDCFTGCTSNCKGNSYARGSCKMGSCSAGSCGNPCARSCCDSCSNTAPDLYSKCMSSRGMGMISCMPTCMNECTDNCMNGKVPPAP; this comes from the coding sequence ATGGCTTCTACTGCTGCCACTGTCAAGGGGGCCTTGGCCGTTGCCGCGTGCCTCGTGCTGTTCCATTCTTCGATGGGGCTGCAGCCACAGCCAGCACCTGCACCACCATTGGATTGCGGAAACTACTGCTTCTCGATTTGCAGCCCGAGGTGCCAAGCCCAAGCTGAGTCCGAGTCTGGCAGCTGCAATACCACGCTCGATCTCTACGGCGATTGCTTCACGGGCTGCACTAGTAACTGCAAGGGCAACTCCTATGCCCGTGGTTCCTGTAAAATGGGTTCTTGTTCCGCTGGTAGCTGCGGCAACCCCTGTGCCCGTAGTTGCTGCGACTCCTGCAGTAACACTGCCCCAGATCTGTACTCCAAATGCATGTCGTCCCGGGGCATGGGCATGATCTCCTGCATGCCGACCTGCATGAACGAGTGCACCGACAACTGCATGAATGGAAAAGTTCCACCTGCGCCCTAA